From a single Flavobacterium sp. genomic region:
- a CDS encoding methyltransferase, giving the protein MKQIIKKITHPFLKLGLKLFYYKPRSFSYDNIRISVHPDVFPPHLTFSTKFLLDFIQDINLKNKTILELGCGSGIISLLAAKKGAIVTATDINKIALENLEKNSLKNQSKIEILYSDLFENLQNKSFNYIIINPPYYPKKPKNIKENAWFCGEKFEYFENLFEQLPKHLKNNTKCYVILSEDCDIKTIQSIAAKNNIFFSLELVKSNSFEKNYIYNLT; this is encoded by the coding sequence ATGAAACAAATAATAAAAAAAATTACTCATCCTTTTCTAAAACTCGGATTGAAATTATTTTATTACAAACCCAGAAGCTTTAGTTATGACAATATTAGAATCTCCGTACATCCGGATGTATTTCCACCACACCTAACTTTTAGCACAAAATTTTTATTAGATTTTATTCAAGATATCAATTTAAAAAACAAAACAATTCTAGAATTAGGTTGTGGAAGCGGAATAATATCTTTATTGGCTGCAAAAAAAGGCGCAATAGTTACTGCAACCGATATAAATAAAATAGCATTAGAAAATTTAGAAAAAAACAGCCTAAAAAATCAATCAAAAATTGAGATTTTATATTCCGATTTATTTGAAAATTTACAAAACAAATCGTTTAATTATATTATTATTAATCCACCTTACTATCCAAAAAAACCAAAAAACATTAAAGAAAACGCTTGGTTTTGCGGAGAAAAATTTGAGTATTTTGAAAATTTATTTGAGCAACTTCCAAAACACCTTAAAAATAATACAAAATGCTACGTTATATTGTCAGAAGATTGCGATATTAAAACAATACAATCCATAGCGGCAAAAAACAATATTTTCTTTTCATTAGAATTGGTAAAATCAAATTCTTTTGAGAAAAATTATATCTATAACCTAACCTAA
- a CDS encoding autorepressor SdpR family transcription factor — MNAIFKALNDETRRDILELLRKQEMTAGDIADQFHISKPSISHHLDILKRADLVTSEKKGQFVVYSLNTTIVDDILKWIITLKK; from the coding sequence ATGAACGCAATTTTCAAAGCCTTAAACGACGAAACCAGAAGAGATATTCTGGAATTGCTGCGTAAACAGGAAATGACAGCTGGCGATATTGCGGACCAATTTCATATTTCAAAACCTAGTATTTCGCATCATTTGGATATTTTAAAACGTGCCGATTTAGTCACAAGCGAAAAAAAAGGACAATTTGTAGTCTATTCGTTAAATACTACCATTGTTGATGATATTTTAAAATGGATTATTACCCTAAAAAAGTAA